One window of Treponema denticola genomic DNA carries:
- a CDS encoding ABC transporter substrate-binding protein produces MKTLKRLTMLILLVSVALGIIACGGMGADGGAAAKGPIAKTEAIMAEETAAGVPDFTSPSVEDKNIKVSGMPEEVVWITSYPKDLSSKDTKKGGTLHLSLDEYPTTFRYVGPESNLSTTYLMNPHATFLEVNPETQEFMPYAATHWAFGADNQTVYYKLNEHMKWSDGVPCTADDFVFAWESLCSRDLDDPWCNNYYDKFKVKKINDYCVSVKYLESNKLPKASLISKANFSPRPKHFYNGEVKNGWYNEYNWKIEPTTGPYVVNADKCVQGDMLVVEKVKNWWAHEYSNWKNRCNIDTVEYKVITGGQDIIEKYFWNGELDLFDMNIPATWRRCAANENITKGYVDRWVANYLPLKGIQGIFFNTKFPLFSNKKVRQAMYYAIDIQGMIDQALYGEFKRSHNIGLGNVWGGIDFNDHSIRKPDFNPDTARKMLGEAGYTVVGSDGILQNSKGERVSFELLYSRPSLTERLSILKEQAKKAGVEIELKMMESGAFNTVLNKKHQAWWGGLSTDYEPSYWELFSKANAEMVDTTNFFGWWSEEMEKLLAFEESGPPLEEKAENNKKIERLVHEEALIVPNYYTDFVRCGAWKWIRMPSWGNRRLDIDADFMYYWGYMWIDEDIRQEVLKAKAEGKTFEPRVWTPSARYIAE; encoded by the coding sequence ATGAAAACATTAAAAAGATTAACTATGTTAATTCTTTTGGTTTCGGTTGCTCTTGGTATCATCGCTTGCGGAGGTATGGGAGCTGACGGCGGAGCTGCTGCAAAGGGGCCCATCGCTAAGACTGAAGCAATTATGGCAGAAGAAACTGCAGCCGGTGTACCCGATTTTACCTCACCGTCTGTAGAGGATAAGAACATCAAGGTTTCAGGTATGCCTGAGGAAGTAGTTTGGATTACAAGTTATCCGAAAGACTTATCATCAAAAGATACAAAGAAGGGCGGGACATTGCATCTTTCTTTAGATGAATATCCTACAACATTTAGATATGTAGGACCTGAATCAAACTTGAGTACAACATATTTGATGAATCCTCATGCAACCTTTTTAGAAGTAAACCCTGAAACACAGGAATTTATGCCCTATGCTGCAACTCACTGGGCTTTCGGTGCAGACAATCAGACTGTTTACTATAAACTTAATGAACATATGAAGTGGTCTGACGGAGTTCCCTGTACGGCAGATGACTTTGTCTTTGCTTGGGAGTCTCTATGTTCTCGCGATCTTGATGATCCTTGGTGTAATAACTATTACGATAAATTTAAGGTTAAAAAAATTAATGACTACTGTGTTTCCGTTAAGTATTTGGAATCGAACAAACTGCCTAAGGCTTCTCTTATTAGTAAGGCAAACTTTAGTCCCAGACCTAAGCACTTTTATAACGGCGAAGTTAAAAACGGCTGGTACAACGAATACAACTGGAAGATTGAGCCTACAACGGGACCTTATGTTGTAAATGCCGATAAATGCGTTCAGGGCGACATGCTGGTTGTTGAAAAAGTTAAAAACTGGTGGGCTCATGAATATTCTAACTGGAAAAACCGCTGTAATATTGATACAGTCGAATACAAGGTTATCACCGGCGGACAGGACATAATTGAAAAGTATTTCTGGAACGGAGAACTCGATCTCTTTGATATGAATATTCCTGCAACATGGAGAAGATGTGCTGCAAACGAAAACATTACCAAAGGTTATGTAGACCGCTGGGTTGCTAACTATTTACCATTGAAAGGTATTCAGGGTATCTTCTTTAATACCAAGTTCCCTTTATTCAGCAACAAGAAAGTTAGGCAGGCTATGTATTATGCCATCGACATTCAGGGCATGATCGATCAGGCTCTTTATGGAGAATTTAAGAGAAGTCATAATATCGGTTTAGGCAATGTATGGGGCGGTATAGATTTTAACGACCATTCAATCCGAAAACCCGATTTTAATCCCGATACGGCAAGAAAAATGCTAGGAGAAGCCGGTTACACTGTTGTAGGTTCTGACGGAATCTTACAGAATTCGAAGGGTGAAAGGGTTTCTTTTGAACTTTTGTATTCAAGGCCTAGTCTCACAGAGCGCTTGTCGATTCTTAAAGAACAGGCTAAAAAAGCCGGTGTAGAAATTGAGCTCAAGATGATGGAAAGCGGAGCTTTTAATACCGTTCTTAATAAAAAACACCAGGCTTGGTGGGGCGGCTTGAGCACGGATTATGAGCCCTCATATTGGGAACTCTTCTCAAAGGCTAATGCCGAAATGGTAGATACAACCAACTTTTTCGGATGGTGGAGTGAAGAGATGGAAAAACTTCTTGCATTTGAAGAGTCAGGACCGCCCTTGGAAGAAAAGGCTGAAAACAACAAGAAGATTGAGCGCCTTGTTCATGAAGAAGCATTGATTGTACCTAACTACTACACTGATTTTGTGAGATGCGGTGCTTGGAAGTGGATAAGAATGCCTTCTTGGGGTAACAGAAGGCTAGATATTGATGCCGACTTTATGTATTATTGGGGCTATATGTGGATTGATGAAGATATCCGCCAAGAAGTTCTTAAGGCAAAAGCCGAAGGAAAAACCTTTGAACCCCGTGTTTGGACTCCTTCAGCCCGCTATATTGCGGAATAA